Genomic window (Candidatus Binataceae bacterium):
CCTTCTCGACGAAGCGCAGGCCCTTGCCACCGCCGCCGGCCGCTGCCTTGAGCATGACCGGATAGCCGATCCCGGCCGCGGCCGCGCGCACCTCGTCCTCTCCGGCGAGCGTTCCCGGCGAGCCCGGCACGACCGGCACGCCCGCCGCCGCCATCGCCTTGCGCGCCTCGACTTTGTCTCCCATCGCCTTGATCGCCTCGGGCGACGGACCGATGAAAACGAGCCCGGCTTGCGCCACCGCGCTCGCGAAGCCGGCATTTTCGGAGAAGAAGCCATACCCAGGATGGATAGCCTCGGCGCCGGTCTTTTTGGCGGCGTCGAGAATTCGCTCGGTTTTGAGATAGCTTTCGGAGGCTGGCGACGGACCGACGGCGACCGCGTAGTCGGCCTCGCGCACGTGCAGTGCGGCGCGGTCGGCCTCCGAATAGACGGCGACAGTTTCGATTCCCAGGTCGCGGCAGGCGCGGATCACGCGGACGGCTATCTCGCCGCGGTTCGCAATCAGGATTCGCTTGAACATCGTCCAGTAAAGTTTATCGCGTTCGCCGCCCGGCAGGCGAGCGCGTTCACAGCGGGATATTGCCGTGCTTGCGCGGCGGATTGCGGTCGCGCTTGTTCTCGAGCGCTTTGAGCGCGGCGATCAGTCGCGGCCGGGTATCGCGCGGGATCAGCACCTCGTCGATATAGCCCAGTTCGGCGGCCTTGAAAGGATTGGCGAAGGTTTTGCGATATTCCTCGACCAGCCGTGCCTTCTCGGTCACCGGATCCTTGGCTTTTTCGATCTGATTGCGAAAGACGATATTGACCGCGCCGTCCGGGCCCATCACCGCGATCTCGGCGGTCGGATAAGCAAAGTTGAAGTCGCCCCGGATGTGCTTGGACGACATCACGTCGTAGGCGCCGCCGTAGGCCTTGCGCGTGATCACCGTGACCTTGGGCACCGTGGCCTCGCAATAGGCGTAGAGGAGCTTCGCGCCGTGCCGGATAATTCCGCCGAACTCCTGCGCGGTGCCGGGCAGGAAGCCCGGAACGTCGACGAAAGTCACCAGCGGGATGTTGAACGCATCGCAAAAGCGCACGAAACGCGCGGCCTTGACCGACGCATCGATATCGAGGCATCCGGCGAGATAGGCCGGCTGATTCGCGACCACCCCGACCGAGTAGCCGCCAAGGCGCGCGAAACCGATCACCATGTTTTGCGCGAAATCCTTCTGCAGCTCCATCAGGCGGCCGCCGTCGACTACGCGATGGATTATGTCGCGGATGTCGTAAGGCCTGTTCGGGTTCTCGGGGACGATCGCATCGAGCGTCTCGTCGCGCCGATCCGCAGGATCGCTCGAGGCCGCAAAGGGCGCGTCCTCGGCGTTGTTGAGCGGCATGTACGCAAGCAGCTCGCGCACCGCGAGCAGCGCGCTCTGATCGTCGGCCGCCTCCAGATGGCACACACCCGAGCGGATCGAATGCGTGTCCGCGCCGCCCAGGTCCTGCATCGAGACTTCCTCGTGCGTGGTCGCCTTGATCACGTCGGGTCCGGTGATGAACATGTACGAGGTGTCGCGCACCATCACGACGAAGTCGGTCATCGCGGGCGAATACACCGCGCCACCCGCGCAGGGTCCCATGATGCAAGAGATCTGCGGCACCACGCCCGAGGACATCACGTTGCGCAGGAAGATGTCGGCATAGCCGGCGAGCGACACCACACCCTCCTGGATCCGCGCGCCGCCCGAGTCGTTAAGCCCGATCACGGGGCATCCGGTCTTCATCGCGAGATCCATCACCTTGCAGACTTTTTCGGCGAAGGCGCCCGACAGGCTGCCGCCAAAAACGGTGAAGTCCTGCGAAAAGACGCAGACCTGCCGCCCCTCGATAGTGCCGTAACCGGTGACCACGCCGTCGCCGGGGATGCGGCGATCGCCCATCCCGAAGTCGTCGCAGCGATGAGTTTTGAATTTGTCCAGTTCGATGAAGGAGCCGCGGTCGAGCAGGAATTCGGCCCGCTCGCGCGCCGTTAAGCGGCCCGATTCGCGCTGGCGGCGCAGGCGGTCCTCGCCGCCGGCGAGCTCCGCCTGGCGCGAAAGCTCGTGCATCCGTTCGATATTCTCTTTAACGCTCATCTCAAAATCTCGCGCAGCGAGCATGATATGGTGCGCTTGAGGCGGCGCGCAAGCGGATTTGCGCGTCTTCGGACGAGTCCGACACCCGGAGACCGCCTCGCGCAAGGCGGGGCGAACCGCGTCTTTGCGGGCCGTCGCGCGCGTACCATAATGAAGCGAATATAAGCGTGAAAAGGGGCGCACCTGTGATTGACGACACGATGGCGGAGCGGATGGTGGCATGCGGATGGCTCGCCGCGAGCGCCGCCGGCTTCCTCATGATCGCGATGGCGTTTTATGCCCCAGCCGGCGCGTTAAGACTGGTGTACTTCCT
Coding sequences:
- a CDS encoding acyl-CoA carboxylase subunit beta; protein product: MSVKENIERMHELSRQAELAGGEDRLRRQRESGRLTARERAEFLLDRGSFIELDKFKTHRCDDFGMGDRRIPGDGVVTGYGTIEGRQVCVFSQDFTVFGGSLSGAFAEKVCKVMDLAMKTGCPVIGLNDSGGARIQEGVVSLAGYADIFLRNVMSSGVVPQISCIMGPCAGGAVYSPAMTDFVVMVRDTSYMFITGPDVIKATTHEEVSMQDLGGADTHSIRSGVCHLEAADDQSALLAVRELLAYMPLNNAEDAPFAASSDPADRRDETLDAIVPENPNRPYDIRDIIHRVVDGGRLMELQKDFAQNMVIGFARLGGYSVGVVANQPAYLAGCLDIDASVKAARFVRFCDAFNIPLVTFVDVPGFLPGTAQEFGGIIRHGAKLLYAYCEATVPKVTVITRKAYGGAYDVMSSKHIRGDFNFAYPTAEIAVMGPDGAVNIVFRNQIEKAKDPVTEKARLVEEYRKTFANPFKAAELGYIDEVLIPRDTRPRLIAALKALENKRDRNPPRKHGNIPL